A region from the Aphis gossypii isolate Hap1 chromosome 1, ASM2018417v2, whole genome shotgun sequence genome encodes:
- the LOC114129106 gene encoding homeotic protein antennapedia-like isoform X3 — translation MSSYFANSYMPSDMRNGGGGGSGGGLVGGGSGGGSVLGGVGGIGGGGGGGGGVVMDHHHHGQQHYVDNAPCDPTARQGIPPHHYVGPTVGGQPPQGMPYPRFPPYDRMEIRQAAAVAGYYSNHHQSSMDGYSRPESPIGGGLVGGGGGGGGGGGGMGQMTMNGHTPVVYATCKLQASVANGLVEPGSPTDMVDMTNHHQQQMTAAGHHHHQQQQQQQQHHHSAPPPQSHHQQQQQQQAYFSNLSPHHHQQQQQQSVVPPAPGHHNQVVVNPHQQTPPLQTPTAQNQQAVNNNSLPSPLYPWMRSQFGPDSGTDAFAVF, via the exons ATGAGCTCGTACTTTGCCAACTCGTACATGCCGTCCGACATGCGGAACGGCGGAGGCGGCGGCAGCGGGGGCGGTCTCGTCGGAGGCGGCAGCGGCGGAGGCAGCGTGCTCGGCGGCGTCGGCGgaatcggcggcggcggcggcggcggaggcgGCGTGGTCATGGACCACCACCACCACGGCCAGCAGCACTACGTGGACAACGCGCCGTGCGACCCGACCGCCCGGCAGGGCATACCGCCGCACCACTACGTCGGGCCCACGGTCGGCGGACAGCCGCCCCAGGGCATGCCGTACCCGCGGTTCCCGCCCTACGACCGGATGGAGATCCGGCAGGCGGCCGCGGTGGCCGGCTACTACAGCAACCACCATCAGTCGTCCATGGACGGCTACAGCAGGCCCGAGTCGCCCATCGGCGGCGGCctggtcggcggcggcggcggcggcgggggcggtggcggcggcatGGGCCAGATGACCATGAACGGCCACACGCCCGTCGTGTACGCCACTTGCAAGCTCCAGGCGTCGGTGGCCAACGGTCTGGTCGAGCCGGGCAGCCCCACCGACATGGTCGACATGACCAACCACCACCAGCAGCAGATGACGGCCGCCGGTCACCACCATcaccagcagcagcagcagcagcaacagcacCACCATTCGGCACCGCCGCCACAGTCGCACCaccaacagcagcagcaacagcaggCGTACTTCAGCAACCTGAGTCCGCACCACCAccagcagcaacagcagcagtCCGTCGTCCCGCCGGCGCCCGGACACCACAATCAGGTGGTGGTCAACCCGCACCAGCAGACGCCCCCGTTGCAGACGCCCACCGCTCAGAATCAACAGGCGGTCAACAACAACTCGTTGCCGAGTCCACTGTACCCGTGGATGCGTAGCCAATTCG GTCCAGACTCAGGTACGGATGCATTTGCGGTattttg